A stretch of the Lolium perenne isolate Kyuss_39 chromosome 3, Kyuss_2.0, whole genome shotgun sequence genome encodes the following:
- the LOC127340076 gene encoding uncharacterized protein, protein MMIPPLPRARVLGGEDGSFFTGAQDGADLEIDLDAEPDDDELAAMRRGCQLLTRRRLADALDSGGIVRRGKLPPSMCSRTASSVRLGTLHHRLRPAVLLRGGGGGGPSYAASSCSHRRRKFYNATTLQSKSRSDRNSNSVRPALPTSSRCRRPAAAADAAAPQPPPFPYRRPGLSLSPPLLHRSREPPPGHPSRGLTALASPVNPPLLRCSREPPPPPPVARPRLVLRSREPRAAATIAGIAGSIQLLPDERPPRSRRTHLLPPRPCRLLQSLMWPSYSRNMMMSLLDCRRSKMKWSVSCVKIEACAAMNIAGG, encoded by the exons ATGATGATCCCGCCGCTGCCGCGCGCGCGGGTGCTCGGCGGGGAAGACGGTTCCTTTTTCACCGGCGCCCAAGATGGCGCCGACCTAGAGATCGACCTCGACGCCGAACCGGACGACGATgaactggcagccatgcgccgtggctgccagctaCTTACCCGGCGGCGGCTGGCCGATGCCCTCGACAGCGGGGGCATCGTCAGAAGGGGGAAGTTGCctccctcgatgtgctcgaggacggCCTCGAGCGTCCGGCTCGGCACGCTCCACCACCGCTTGCGTCCGGCGgtgttgttgcgcggaggcggaggcggcgggccgtcgtacgCGGCGAGCTCCTGCTCCCACCGGCGAAGGAA GTTCTATAATGCTACAACGCTTCAATCAAAATCAAGATCAGATAGGAACAGCAACTCTGTTCGTCCTGCTCTTCCCACGAGCTCCCGCTGCCGTCGCCCCGCAGCtgccgccgacgccgccgccccgCAGCCGCCGCCCTTCCCCTATCGCCGCCCCGGCCTTTCCCTCTCACCCCCTCTCCTCCATCGCAGCCGCGAGCCGCCGCCCGGCCACCCGTCGCGGGGACTCACGGCCTTGGCCTCTCCGGTGAACCCCCCTCTCCTCCGTTGCAGCCGCGAGCCACCGCCCCCTCCCCCCGTCGCGAGGCCCCGTCTTGTCCTTCGCAGCCGCGAGCCACGAGCCGCCGCCACCATCGCTGGGATCGCCGGGAGCATCCAACTCCTACCTGACGAGCGCCCGCCGAGATCACGGCggacgcatcttctgcctcctcgTCCATGTCGCCTCCTTCAATCGCTTATGTGGCCGTCG TATTCCAGGAACATGATGATGTCTCTGCTTGATTGTAGAcgatccaagatgaaatggtcagTGTCATGCGTGAAGATAGAAGCTTGTGCTGCTATGAACATAGCAG GTGGCTAA
- the LOC127344630 gene encoding geranylgeranyl pyrophosphate synthase 7, chloroplastic — translation MEKVTCCCLRNGAPSRSYFKPSLPYTITRSTSPPLPPCRRSIFMFRCILNNPKRATGNSVVDVTAGRNTRPRGGFSFDFEQYMSANGKAVNEALDRALPVCQPERLNESMRYSVLAGGKRVRPILAIAACELVGGSAAAATPVACAVEMVHTMSLIHDDMPCMDDDALRRGRPANHVAFGENTALLSGDALLALAFGHLARGCADLGVVPAERALRAVAELGNAAGAGGVAAGQVADKASEGKPVSLAMLEYIHLHKTARLIEAAAVCGAIVGGGTDGQIESVRRYARSVGLLFQVVDDVLDVTRTSEQLGKTAGKDQAADKATYPKLMGVEQAQAYMAELLAMAEAELQGFDAERAAPLHHLARFIAYRQN, via the coding sequence ATGGAGAAGGTGACATGCTGCTGCCTCCGGAATGGAGCACCGTCCCGAAGTTACTTCAAGCCCTCGCTACCCTACACCATTACGCGATCCACATCGCCACCACTGCCACCGTGCAGGCGTTCTATCTTCATGTTCCGCTGCATCCTGAACAACCCCAAGAGAGCCACCGGGAACAGTGTCGTCGACGTCACCGCCGGCCGCAACACGAGGCCGCGAGGTGGATTCAGCTTCGACTTCGAGCAGTACATGTCTGCCAACGGCAAGGCCGTGAACGAAGCGCTGGACCGCGCCTTGCCTGTTTGCCAGCCCGAGCGCCTCAACGAGTCCATGCGCTACTCCGTCCTCGCTGGCGGCAAGCGTGTGCGCCCCATCCTCGCCATCGCCGCGTGCGAGCTCGTCGGCGGCTCCGCGGCCGCGGCCACCCCCGTCGCCTGCGCCGTGGAGATGGTCCACACCATGTCGCTCATCCACGACGACATGCCGTGCATGGACGACGACGCCCTTCGCCGCGGCCGCCCGGCCAACCACGTCGCCTTCGGCGAGAACACCGCGCTGCTCTCGGGCGACGCGCTCCTCGCTCTGGCGTTTGGGCACCTTGCCCGCGGCTGCGCGGACCTGGGTGTTGTCCCCGCGGAGCGCGCGCTTCGGGCCGTGGCCGAGCTCGGGAACGCCGCGGGTGCCGGGGGCGTGGCCGCCGGACAGGTCGCCGACAAGGCGTCCGAGGGCAAGCCCGTGAGCCTCGCCATGCTGGAGTATATCCACCTACATAAAACCGCGCGGCTCATCGAGGCCGCAGCCGTGTGCGGCGCCATTGTTGGTGGAGGTACGGACGGCCAGATTGAGAGTGTCCGGCGGTACGCGCGCTCCGTCGGCCTCCTCTTCCAGGTGGTGGACGACGTGCTGGACGTGACGCGCACGTCGGAGCAGCTCGGGAAGACGGCGGGTAAGGACCAGGCAGCCGACAAGGCCACGTACCCGAAGCTGATGGGCGTCGAGCAGGCGCAGGCCTACATGGCCGAGCTCCTGGCGATGGCCGAGGCGGAGCTCCAGGGGTTCGACGCCGAGCGCGCCGCGCCGCTACACCATCTGGCAAGGTTCATTGCCTACAGGCAGAACTGA